The Pirellulales bacterium genome has a segment encoding these proteins:
- a CDS encoding dockerin type I domain-containing protein — protein TDADIGSSSTGGAGPFNVNFDPANDSINPTTGLPYFQPNDPANTSPPRPLPYGYNDDNNSANGGTDMPAFVIWRLYVSAGENTATNTLNIKSGTLIQRDSGGAGNISANNYGSAGTAQANIGRAGTGIVNQFGGTFINEDNDIDLGQTQSITVNSVATPSAGNGTWNYYGGTLEAGLLFSSSTTAGIRLGPTSGVGNGPAFSSTGIYSTGTMRVYNTGPDGHIRVNNFLIGPSSSAAGANSGSLGTVEFHYGLNTHGTGGVRTIQVDRNLGLDNSVTNNQSARLNLVLDAAPVVTAGVPQNLGLFDNDFDGDGTGGITGATGEAATTRTFYTANGLTQLTQGSTVSATFGSSTYNWTISYTGTITWPDAPSANNTLGATVTDSGTGKDVVLMGLSVTSSLLVGDMNFDGNVDAKDIAALEQSLTNLNGYLSTDFGNGTPSSHGVTSANIGQYADVTGANKFNNMDVQALLNYLLAGHGSVTSVPEPSTFVLGGLGLAALGLCSARRRKAA, from the coding sequence CAACCGATGCCGATATTGGCAGCAGCAGCACCGGGGGCGCCGGACCGTTTAACGTGAATTTCGATCCGGCCAATGATTCCATTAATCCGACAACCGGTCTGCCTTATTTTCAGCCTAACGATCCTGCAAACACATCACCACCGCGGCCGTTGCCTTACGGTTACAACGATGATAATAACAGCGCTAACGGCGGAACGGACATGCCAGCTTTTGTAATTTGGCGATTGTACGTCAGTGCGGGTGAGAATACTGCCACGAACACGCTGAACATTAAAAGCGGTACGCTGATTCAACGCGATAGCGGCGGCGCCGGCAATATCAGCGCGAATAATTATGGCAGCGCCGGAACCGCCCAGGCAAATATCGGCCGCGCCGGCACGGGAATTGTTAACCAATTTGGCGGAACGTTTATTAATGAAGATAACGATATCGACCTTGGGCAAACCCAAAGCATTACGGTCAACAGTGTCGCAACTCCATCTGCCGGCAACGGCACTTGGAATTACTATGGCGGCACGCTGGAAGCAGGCCTGTTATTCTCCAGCAGCACGACCGCAGGAATTCGCCTTGGTCCAACCAGCGGGGTTGGCAATGGTCCAGCATTTTCCAGTACCGGTATTTATTCCACGGGAACCATGCGAGTTTACAATACCGGGCCGGACGGACACATCCGCGTGAACAATTTTTTAATTGGACCCAGCAGCAGTGCCGCGGGTGCAAACTCGGGTTCATTGGGCACTGTTGAATTTCATTACGGTTTGAATACGCATGGCACCGGCGGCGTGCGCACCATTCAGGTTGATCGAAATTTAGGCTTGGATAACTCGGTGACCAATAATCAATCGGCACGCCTCAACCTAGTGCTGGATGCGGCGCCGGTCGTTACCGCAGGCGTGCCGCAAAATTTGGGACTGTTTGATAACGATTTTGACGGCGATGGCACGGGCGGCATTACCGGCGCGACAGGCGAAGCCGCCACCACGCGCACTTTTTACACCGCGAACGGTTTAACGCAGTTGACCCAGGGAAGCACGGTTTCCGCAACGTTCGGTTCGTCCACTTACAACTGGACGATCAGTTACACAGGCACCATCACCTGGCCTGACGCCCCCAGCGCCAACAACACACTGGGCGCTACGGTTACTGATTCCGGAACCGGCAAAGATGTGGTGTTGATGGGCTTAAGTGTGACTTCCTCCTTGCTGGTTGGCGACATGAATTTTGACGGAAATGTTGATGCCAAAGATATCGCGGCCTTGGAACAGTCCTTAACGAACTTGAACGGTTACTTGTCGACCGATTTTGGCAACGGCACTCCTTCTTCTCACGGCGTCACTTCCGCCAACATTGGCCAATATGCGGACGTGACTGGCGCAAACAAGTTTAATAACATGGACGTCCAGGCGCTGTTGAATTATTTGCTTGCCGGCCACGGCAGCGTAACTTCTGTGCCCGAGCCATCCACGTTTGTGTTGGGCGGATTGGGGCTGGCGGCCCTTGGGCTGTGCTCAGCTCGCCGGCGAAAAGCGGCTTAA
- a CDS encoding glycosyl hydrolase family 28 protein — translation MRANFKFYALGFYFLAAAWLAAGMNVAHAAAPVILPAAPMLPTIASTVYNVTVSNPAIDGGAVATTGSSNNAAVINAYISYVSSHGGGIVQLPTPASGTSIYKSGMLTMASNVNLQIGTNAILQASTAGATLITTPSSNTSNMAITGGGIIDGHATATSSNNLVSLQKVTNLLISGVTIENAGHEHLVPEKDTNVTISNVNINDDFSIANSTAKTYLDNTDAIDYSGSNFLIKGCTIAAGDDDIVAKPASTACNNIVISNNTIISGHGISIGGGTAAGVSNMIVANCTFNPALGNNPSKNSIPYGLRMKAEDGNDPNQTQSGDVGGGLAHPLQNVKYINITMTNVKTPIAIESFYDGGDTFAPNPTDSGSYTYGSATPTDISTDTQSPLWYNISYENVTATGATNVARINGLNATTDPVNKLYANALDGLAFSNVHLTGSADMQLYYGADVDLSGLTVTAPPSDLFGLTNSTTGAPPLLAGDFNRDGHVNSSDINAMLVALTNLPAYEASHGNLTTVQMDVIGDLNNDFVVNNLDLQALLNLFQAGGFGSTTSVPEPASLTLLMLGLGTMVVLRTAVVLRLRRREQ, via the coding sequence ATGCGCGCAAATTTCAAATTCTATGCGCTGGGGTTTTATTTCTTAGCGGCGGCCTGGCTGGCGGCCGGAATGAACGTTGCTCACGCCGCCGCGCCGGTGATTTTACCAGCGGCTCCCATGCTGCCGACGATTGCCTCCACCGTTTATAACGTCACGGTCTCCAATCCCGCGATCGATGGCGGCGCGGTGGCCACCACGGGCAGTTCGAACAACGCGGCGGTCATCAATGCGTACATCAGTTACGTCTCGTCCCACGGCGGCGGTATTGTGCAACTGCCTACTCCGGCGTCTGGAACCTCAATTTACAAGTCAGGCATGCTTACCATGGCGAGCAATGTGAACTTGCAAATTGGGACGAACGCGATCCTTCAAGCCTCTACTGCCGGCGCCACGCTAATTACGACCCCTTCCTCCAACACTTCGAACATGGCGATTACCGGCGGCGGCATCATCGATGGCCATGCGACAGCCACCAGCAGCAATAACTTGGTAAGCCTTCAGAAAGTAACCAACCTGCTCATTTCGGGCGTAACCATCGAGAACGCCGGCCACGAACATCTTGTTCCCGAAAAAGACACCAACGTTACGATCAGCAACGTGAACATCAACGACGACTTTTCCATCGCCAACAGCACGGCCAAAACATATTTGGACAATACCGATGCCATTGACTACTCGGGCAGCAATTTCTTAATCAAGGGTTGCACCATTGCCGCCGGCGATGACGATATTGTCGCCAAGCCCGCCAGCACCGCGTGCAACAACATTGTGATCAGCAACAACACCATCATTTCCGGTCATGGCATTTCCATTGGCGGCGGCACGGCCGCTGGCGTTTCGAACATGATTGTGGCCAATTGCACGTTCAATCCGGCCCTGGGCAATAACCCCAGCAAAAACAGCATTCCCTACGGATTGCGGATGAAGGCCGAAGATGGGAATGATCCCAATCAGACCCAATCGGGCGACGTAGGCGGCGGGCTGGCTCACCCGTTACAGAACGTGAAATACATTAACATTACGATGACCAACGTGAAAACCCCGATCGCTATCGAAAGCTTTTACGACGGAGGGGACACTTTTGCGCCCAATCCTACCGACAGCGGAAGCTATACGTATGGTTCTGCAACACCGACCGACATCAGCACCGATACGCAATCTCCCCTGTGGTACAACATCTCCTATGAAAATGTGACCGCCACCGGCGCCACGAATGTTGCTCGAATTAACGGGCTCAATGCCACCACCGATCCGGTAAATAAACTGTATGCCAACGCCTTGGACGGTTTGGCGTTCAGCAACGTGCACCTTACCGGCAGCGCCGACATGCAGTTGTATTACGGAGCCGATGTCGATCTTTCGGGATTAACGGTTACTGCTCCGCCTTCCGATTTGTTCGGGCTGACGAATTCAACGACCGGTGCGCCGCCATTGCTGGCCGGCGACTTCAATCGTGATGGCCACGTGAATTCTTCCGACATCAACGCCATGCTGGTGGCATTGACGAACTTACCGGCCTACGAAGCCTCGCACGGAAATCTGACGACGGTGCAAATGGACGTGATCGGCGATTTGAACAACGATTTCGTCGTGAATAACCTCGATTTGCAAGCTCTGCTAAACCTGTTTCAAGCCGGCGGTTTTGGTTCGACTACCAGCGTGCCGGAGCCGGCTTCGTTGACGCTGCTCATGCTAGGCCTGGGCACCATGGTTGTCTTGAGGACGGCGGTTGTCTTGCGGTTGCGCCGCCGCGAGCAATAG